A single Klebsiella variicola DNA region contains:
- the rpmF gene encoding 50S ribosomal protein L32: MAVQQNKPTRSKRGMRRSHDALTAVTSLSVDKTSGEKHLRHHITADGFYRGRKVIAK, translated from the coding sequence ATGGCCGTACAACAGAATAAACCAACCCGTTCCAAACGTGGCATGCGTCGTTCCCATGACGCGCTGACCGCAGTCACCAGCCTGTCTGTAGACAAAACTTCTGGTGAGAAACACCTGCGTCACCACATCACTGCCGACGGTTTCTACCGCGGTCGCAAGGTTATCGCTAAGTAA
- the yceD gene encoding 23S rRNA accumulation protein YceD, which yields MQKVKLPLTLDPVRTAQKRLDYEGIYARDQVERVADSVVSVDSDVECSMSFAIDNQRLAVITGDAKVTVTLECQRCGKPFPHHVHTTYCFSPVRNDEQAEALPEAYEPIEVNEFGEIDLQAMVEDEIILSLPVVPVHDSEHCEVSDADMVFGELPEEAQKPNPFAVLASLKRK from the coding sequence ATGCAAAAGGTAAAATTACCCCTGACTCTTGATCCGGTCCGCACGGCTCAAAAACGCCTTGATTACGAAGGCATCTATGCCCGCGATCAGGTTGAACGTGTAGCCGATTCTGTAGTCAGCGTGGACAGCGATGTGGAATGCAGCATGTCGTTCGCTATCGATAACCAGCGTCTCGCCGTCATTACTGGCGATGCAAAGGTGACGGTAACCCTCGAATGCCAGCGTTGCGGGAAACCGTTCCCTCATCACGTCCACACCACGTATTGTTTTAGCCCCGTCAGAAATGACGAACAGGCCGAAGCACTACCGGAAGCGTATGAGCCGATTGAGGTTAACGAATTCGGTGAAATCGACCTGCAGGCAATGGTCGAGGATGAAATTATCCTCTCCCTGCCCGTAGTTCCGGTGCATGATTCTGAACACTGTGAAGTGTCCGACGCGGACATGGTCTTTGGCGAACTGCCTGAAGAGGCACAAAAACCAAACCCATTTGCCGTATTAGCCAGCTTAAAGCGTAAGTAA
- a CDS encoding Maf family protein, with protein sequence MSELILASTSPWRRMLLEKLGLPFECAAPDVDETPLPEESARQLVARLAQAKAQSLASRYPHHLIIGSDQVCVLDGEITGKPHTEENARRQLRKASGTIVTFYTGLALYNSATGHLQTECEPFDVHFRHLSDKEIEGYVRKENPLQCAGSFKSEGLGITLFERLEGRDPNTLVGLPLIALCQMLRRENNNPLLG encoded by the coding sequence ATGTCTGAACTTATCCTCGCGTCAACCTCTCCCTGGCGGCGCATGCTGCTGGAAAAACTGGGGTTACCGTTTGAATGTGCCGCGCCTGACGTTGACGAAACGCCGCTGCCGGAAGAATCCGCGCGTCAGCTTGTCGCCCGACTGGCGCAAGCCAAAGCGCAAAGCCTGGCCTCCCGCTATCCGCACCACCTTATTATAGGCTCCGATCAGGTTTGCGTATTAGACGGTGAAATCACCGGCAAACCGCACACCGAAGAAAATGCCCGCCGGCAGTTGCGAAAGGCCAGCGGGACCATCGTCACCTTTTATACCGGTCTGGCGCTATACAACTCCGCCACCGGCCATCTGCAAACCGAATGCGAGCCCTTTGACGTTCACTTTCGCCATCTCAGCGATAAAGAGATTGAAGGCTACGTCCGCAAAGAGAACCCGCTGCAATGTGCCGGGAGTTTCAAGAGCGAGGGGTTAGGGATTACGCTATTTGAACGACTGGAAGGCCGCGACCCGAACACTCTGGTCGGTTTACCCTTAATCGCGCTCTGTCAGATGCTGCGCCGCGAGAATAACAATCCGCTGTTAGGTTAA
- the rluC gene encoding 23S rRNA pseudouridine(955/2504/2580) synthase RluC, with product MKTETPTVKMVAIAADEAGQRIDNFLRTQLKGVPKSMIYRILRKGEVRVNKKRVKPEYKLEAGDEVRIPPVRVAEREEEAVSPHLQKVAALSEVILYEDDHILVLNKPSGTAVHGGSGLSFGVIEGLRALRPEARFLELVHRLDRDTSGVLLVAKKRSALRSLHEQLRDKGMQKDYLALVRGQWQSHTKVVQAPLLKNILQSGERIVRVSQEGKPSETRFKVEERYEFATLVRCSPVTGRTHQIRVHTQYAGHPIAFDDRYGDREFDKQLSGTGLNRLFLHAAALKFTHPGSGEVMRVEAPLDNQLKHCLQVLRKSK from the coding sequence ATGAAAACTGAGACCCCAACCGTAAAAATGGTTGCCATTGCTGCTGATGAAGCGGGGCAACGTATCGACAACTTTTTGCGTACCCAATTGAAAGGTGTACCGAAGAGCATGATTTATCGCATCCTGCGTAAAGGCGAGGTGCGGGTAAACAAAAAGCGCGTGAAGCCGGAGTATAAGCTGGAAGCGGGTGATGAAGTCCGTATCCCGCCGGTGCGCGTGGCGGAGCGTGAAGAAGAGGCGGTATCGCCGCATCTGCAGAAAGTGGCCGCGCTCTCTGAGGTGATCCTCTATGAAGACGATCATATTCTGGTACTCAACAAACCTTCCGGTACTGCGGTACACGGCGGCAGCGGACTGAGCTTTGGCGTGATTGAAGGGCTGCGCGCCCTGCGCCCGGAGGCACGTTTCCTTGAGCTGGTGCATCGTCTCGACCGCGATACCTCCGGCGTGCTGCTGGTGGCGAAAAAGCGCTCGGCGCTGCGTTCGCTGCACGAGCAGCTGCGCGATAAAGGCATGCAGAAAGACTACCTGGCGCTGGTGCGCGGCCAGTGGCAGTCGCATACCAAAGTGGTCCAGGCCCCGCTGTTGAAGAATATTCTGCAGAGTGGGGAGCGTATCGTTCGCGTGAGTCAGGAAGGCAAGCCGTCGGAGACGCGCTTTAAAGTGGAAGAGCGTTACGAATTCGCCACGCTGGTGCGCTGCAGCCCGGTCACCGGCCGCACGCATCAGATCCGCGTTCATACCCAGTATGCCGGGCATCCTATCGCTTTTGACGATCGCTATGGCGACCGCGAGTTCGACAAGCAGCTGTCCGGTACCGGCTTAAACCGCCTGTTCCTGCACGCGGCGGCGCTGAAGTTTACCCACCCGGGGAGCGGGGAGGTGATGCGCGTTGAGGCGCCGCTGGATAACCAGCTGAAGCACTGTTTACAGGTGCTACGTAAGAGCAAATAA